In Syntrophorhabdaceae bacterium, the genomic stretch ACGGGCAGGACATCGCCTCCACAGTAACAGTACCGCATTGAACTGAGATTATACTGATCGAGGCGGTCATTCTCCAGTATCATCCGGTACAGGGTTGGGACACCAAGCATCCATCTTGCCTTATAACGCTCAATAGCTGCGAGTATGGGATCCACTTCAGGGATCGGCATGAGGACCACCGTATTCCCGTAATTGAACCCCAGGGCGATCATAAAACCCTTTGCCATGATATGGAAAAGGGGATTTACCATGAGTACCACATCTTTACCTTCATGGATGAACTCACCGACTACATCATCCATGATGTCCCGGATATAAGAAACCTCGCCTATGTGGTTGCCCGGCACACCTTTTGGAAAGCCTGTCGTCCCACCCGTATACATGATATAGGAAAGGTCTTTCACAGGATCGATATCAACGGCAGGCGGTTTGGTCAAGCCTCCTATTAAAACATCCTTAAAAAAATGGATCTTTTCATCCTTTTCAACCTTTCCCTTGGGAACCTTATCAAAGATGTGGGCAACGAACCGCTTCCATGGGGAAACAAAATCTATGAGACTCGTGGCAATGACCCTTTTCAGGTTCGTTCTCTCCATGACCTCTTTCACATAGACATAATTTGTATCAAGGCATATGACCGTATCAATGCCGGCATCCTTTATCATGTATTCAATCTCGAACGATGTGTAGATCGGCGAGACCGGCACAACAACTGCCCCTATCCGGTTTATCGCAAAATTTGCAATAATCCACTGGGGGCAATTGGAGATATAGAGCATTACCCTGTCCTGCTTTTTTACACCGAGATTCAAAAGGCCCGTTGCGAATTTATCAATGAGCGTCTCGAGATACCCGTATGTGAACCGTTCCCCGAGATATATAAGAGCGGTTTTGTCTGAATACTTTTTACACATCTCGTAGAAACGGGAGAAGGTACATTCATGCTCAAAGGATCCCATATATATGCCCCTTACACGCCAAAATATGCAGCTTTCACGTCCGGGTTGTCCATGAGCTCTTCCCGCGTACCGGAAAGAACGCTCGAACCGTTCTCAAGGATATAGGCAAAATCTATGATAGGCATAACGGGCCGGGCGTACTGCTCTGTGACAATGATCGAAATACCTTTAGTATCCCTTATCGCCTTCGTTCCATTGATGACTATGTCCTGATATGCAGGGCTTAAACCAAGGAGCGGCTCATCGAGGAGAAGGATCTTCGGGTTCGCCATGAGCGCCCGCCCGATCGCGAGCATCTGCTGCTCGCCGCCGCTTAAGAACCCACCCTGTCTCTTCAGATGATCTTTTAATCGTGGAAAAAGATCCAGCACATAATCCATATTCTCCCGCGCCTCTCTTCTGGAAGAGAGGTATGCGCCTATCTTCAAGTTCTCGAGGACAGAGCTCTCCGAGAATATTCTCCTTCGTTCCGGGCAGAGTACAATGCCCATCCGTGCCCGGTGGTGCGCTTCAATGGTTGTTACATCGTTGCCGTTAAAAAATATCCTTCCGAATACAGAGATCCGCTCCCCTCCACGCATCTCTTCCTTTTTCTTGATGTCTATAAGGATACCTGAAAGGGCGTACATCAATGTGCTCTTTCCTGCGCTGTTTGAACCGAAGATACCAACGATCTTTCCTTCATCACAGGCTATGCTCACATTGTTGAGGGCAATCATGTTTTCGTAAAAGACCATTAGCTCAAAGGCTTCAAACATAGTGTCTATACCCCTTCAACTCCAAGGTAGGCTTCCCTCACCCTCTTGTCCTCAATAACAAATGAGGGTTCGCCTTCAGTGATCTTTTCGCCAAAATTAAGCGCCATGATCCTTGTTGCAACCCTGAAAAGTTCCCGCAGTCTGTGCTCCACCATGATAAGTGTGATACCCTCATCTCTCATCTTCTCGATGAGAGGGAGCATACCGGCAATCTCGCTCATGCTTAACCCTGAAAAGACCTCATCGCAGAAGATGATCTCAGGCCGCAGTGCCATGCATCTTGCCAGTTCAAGTCTCTTCTGGTAACCCGTTGGCAAGGTCGAAGCGAGCTTGTAAGGAACGCGTGAATCCCTTTCAAATCCGATCTCTTCAAGGATATCCACTGCCACGGTATCTCTGTCGCCATGCTTCCCTCCGCCACGCCATCCGCCCGTCTTTCTCGCCCTTGGCGACCAGAGGGGAATAATCAGATTTTTATATGCCGGCAGCGAGTAGTAGGGCCTCATGATCTGGAATGTCCTTGCAATGCCCGCGTCGGCAATCTTGTGCGGCTTCCAGCCTGTTATCTCCTCTCCTTTGAAATATACATGACCGGCCTGGGTCTTTATAAACCCGGTGATACAGTTTATAATGGTAGTCTTGCCGGAACCGTTTGGTCCTATAATGCCGAATACCTCGCCGCTCTGAACATCAAAACTAACATCCATAAGCGCCTTCAGGCCGCCAAATGATTTGGAGATACCCTTAACAGAAAGTATCGGTTCTTCACTCATACCTTCACCCATCGTTCAAACTGGTGATACTTTCTCTGCATGTATATCATCAAACCCTCACTTTTGAAGACGATGAATGCCGTGAGGATAACACAGTAAATAACAATCCGGAATGTTCCAAAGGCACGCAGGATCTCAGAGAGCGGCACAAGGATAAAACTTCCTATTATAGCGCCTACGAGCGTCCCGCCGCCCCCGATGACGACAGAAGCGATGGGGATAATGGAAAAATCAAGGGCAAAAAGGGAAATGCCTGCCCACATGTAGAGGTGTGCCATGTACGCCCCGCCAAAACAGCCGATCAGCGCTGCCACAAAGACGGCAAGAACCTTCATACGGGTGACATCGATCCCGGAGGCCCTTACCGACTGGTCATTATCCTTGACTCCCCGGAGGACAAGGCCGATGTCCTGGTTGACAAACCTTCTCATACCAAAAAGGAAAACA encodes the following:
- a CDS encoding ABC transporter ATP-binding protein, whose amino-acid sequence is MSEEPILSVKGISKSFGGLKALMDVSFDVQSGEVFGIIGPNGSGKTTIINCITGFIKTQAGHVYFKGEEITGWKPHKIADAGIARTFQIMRPYYSLPAYKNLIIPLWSPRARKTGGWRGGGKHGDRDTVAVDILEEIGFERDSRVPYKLASTLPTGYQKRLELARCMALRPEIIFCDEVFSGLSMSEIAGMLPLIEKMRDEGITLIMVEHRLRELFRVATRIMALNFGEKITEGEPSFVIEDKRVREAYLGVEGV
- a CDS encoding ATP-binding cassette domain-containing protein — encoded protein: MFEAFELMVFYENMIALNNVSIACDEGKIVGIFGSNSAGKSTLMYALSGILIDIKKKEEMRGGERISVFGRIFFNGNDVTTIEAHHRARMGIVLCPERRRIFSESSVLENLKIGAYLSSRREARENMDYVLDLFPRLKDHLKRQGGFLSGGEQQMLAIGRALMANPKILLLDEPLLGLSPAYQDIVINGTKAIRDTKGISIIVTEQYARPVMPIIDFAYILENGSSVLSGTREELMDNPDVKAAYFGV
- a CDS encoding long-chain fatty acid--CoA ligase — protein: MGSFEHECTFSRFYEMCKKYSDKTALIYLGERFTYGYLETLIDKFATGLLNLGVKKQDRVMLYISNCPQWIIANFAINRIGAVVVPVSPIYTSFEIEYMIKDAGIDTVICLDTNYVYVKEVMERTNLKRVIATSLIDFVSPWKRFVAHIFDKVPKGKVEKDEKIHFFKDVLIGGLTKPPAVDIDPVKDLSYIMYTGGTTGFPKGVPGNHIGEVSYIRDIMDDVVGEFIHEGKDVVLMVNPLFHIMAKGFMIALGFNYGNTVVLMPIPEVDPILAAIERYKARWMLGVPTLYRMILENDRLDQYNLSSMRYCYCGGDVLPV